One Trichoderma asperellum chromosome 5, complete sequence genomic region harbors:
- a CDS encoding uncharacterized protein (EggNog:ENOG41), whose product MKIAITGARGTVGRTAVKVCSAAGHRTVQINRTEQEYDGTAQSEMKTADVANDYNATVEAFKGCDAVIHLAALPDPVGKPDWKVHNNNVNSSFNGFHAAGSLGIKRVCYASSVNAVGLAFSNRPLHFDYFPIDEDAPQRPTDSYALAKEEAESQARSFVEWFPGMNIACLRIHEVAPLKSVQKEHRERWEQSAVRQLWGWVNPEAVARASLLAVEKADNLGGCQVLNIVAPTTTQDTPSDGLARKYYPKTQIRRDMSGNRGFWTTEKACKLLGWTHYEKE is encoded by the coding sequence ATGAAGATTGCTATTACTGGCGCACGGGGCACGGTTGGGAGAACTGCAGTCAAGGTCtgttctgctgctggccaccGTACTGTTCAGATCAACCGCACCGAGCAAGAATACGATGGCACGGCACAGTCTGAAATGAAAACAGCCGATGTAGCCAACGACTACAATGCCACGGTTGAAGCGTTTAAAGGCTGCGACGCTGTCATCCACCTTGCCGCTCTGCCTGATCCAGTCGGCAAGCCTGATTGGAAAGTCCACAACAACAACGTCAACTCTTCATTCAACGGGTTCCATGCGGCCGGTAGCTTGGGCATTAAAAGGGTGTGTTACGCGTCATCCGTCAATGCAGTTGGGCTCGCGTTCTCGAACCGGCCGCTGCATTTCGATTACTTTCCAATTGACGAAGATGCGCCCCAGCGGCCAACGGACTCGTACGCAttggccaaagaagaagccgaatCCCAAGCTCGATCTTTTGTCGAATGGTTTCCTGGGATGAACATTGCTTGTCTGCGTATCCACGAAGTGGCGCCGCTGAAAAGTGTTCAGAAAGAGCACAGAGAGCGCTGGGAACAATCGGCTGTCCGGCAACTGTGGGGCTGGGTCAATCCAGAAGCAGTCGCAAGggcctctcttcttgctgttGAGAAGGCTGACAATCTAGGTGGTTGTCAGGTATTGAACATTGTCGCGCCAACAACTACGCAGGACACTCCATCGGACGGTCTGGCAAGAAAGTACTATCCCAAGACGCAAATCAGACGCGACATGTCTGGGAACCGGGGATTCTGGACGACTGAGAAGGCTTGTAAACTCTTGGGATGGACACATTATGAAAAGGAATGA